A portion of the Celeribacter baekdonensis genome contains these proteins:
- a CDS encoding ATP-binding protein, which produces MRVPRSLQARLGLSLGVLLTLLWIAAASVTAVILRQEMDEVFDSALQETAQRILPLAAIDIVGRDDTGATQRIGEVREHSEFFTYVVRDSEGRVLLQSHAADLAIFPTYDGPGFRQTTTHRLYNDDVLQGSIRITIAEPLDHRAQVAREIQMGLGLPLLVVIPVALLAIALAVRASFASLRHFRERLETRNARDLSPIPADHMPAEVAPIAATLNDLLHRLNGAFEAERSFAANAAHELRTPLAGAIAQAQRLQSETTDPAARARATDIEVTLKRLTRLSERLMQLARAEGGRLRLDQASDLRMVARIIVEDLARITAPDRIVLTLPERPVMSDLDPDAFGILCRNLVENALRHGSQSAPILVVLTADGHLSVSNEGPVVPPDTLARLTARFERAGTEADGSGLGLAIVAAIAERIGSPLVLTSPRAGSASGFEVSVRLISKDATPRASGTGA; this is translated from the coding sequence ATGAGAGTGCCGCGCAGTCTTCAGGCTCGGTTGGGGCTGTCGCTTGGGGTGTTGCTGACGCTATTGTGGATTGCGGCGGCCTCTGTGACGGCGGTGATTTTGCGCCAGGAAATGGACGAGGTGTTTGACAGCGCGCTGCAAGAAACCGCTCAACGGATTTTGCCACTGGCCGCCATTGATATTGTCGGGCGCGATGACACCGGCGCGACCCAAAGGATCGGTGAGGTCCGCGAGCATAGTGAGTTTTTCACCTATGTGGTCCGCGACAGTGAAGGCCGCGTTCTTTTGCAATCGCATGCCGCAGATCTGGCGATATTTCCCACCTATGACGGGCCGGGGTTTCGCCAAACCACCACGCATCGGCTCTATAATGACGATGTGTTGCAAGGCAGCATTCGCATCACCATCGCCGAGCCTTTGGATCATCGGGCGCAAGTGGCGCGCGAAATTCAGATGGGGCTTGGCCTGCCGCTTTTGGTGGTGATCCCTGTGGCGCTTTTGGCGATTGCTTTGGCGGTGCGGGCGAGTTTTGCCTCTCTACGCCATTTTCGCGAGCGGCTTGAGACACGCAATGCGCGGGATTTGTCGCCGATTCCGGCGGATCATATGCCCGCCGAAGTCGCGCCGATCGCGGCTACGCTCAATGATTTGTTGCACCGTTTGAACGGCGCGTTTGAGGCCGAGCGCAGCTTTGCCGCCAATGCCGCGCATGAGCTGCGCACGCCTTTGGCCGGGGCCATCGCTCAGGCGCAGCGGCTGCAATCGGAGACGACTGACCCAGCGGCCCGCGCCCGTGCCACCGACATTGAAGTGACGCTGAAACGGCTCACCCGGCTGTCCGAACGCCTGATGCAATTGGCGCGCGCGGAAGGGGGGCGGTTGCGGTTGGATCAGGCCTCGGATCTGCGCATGGTGGCGCGGATCATTGTTGAGGATCTCGCGCGTATCACCGCCCCGGATCGCATTGTTTTGACCCTGCCAGAGCGTCCGGTGATGTCTGATTTGGACCCGGATGCGTTTGGTATCCTGTGCCGTAATCTGGTTGAAAACGCCCTGCGGCACGGGTCACAAAGCGCGCCGATTTTGGTGGTGCTGACAGCCGATGGTCATCTGAGCGTGTCCAATGAAGGCCCTGTGGTGCCACCTGACACGCTGGCGCGCCTGACCGCCCGGTTTGAACGTGCGGGCACTGAGGCGGATGGCAGCGGGCTTGGCCTTGCCATTGTGGCAGCAATTGCGGAACGGATCGGTAGTCCCCTTGTCTTGACCTCCCCGCGCGCGGGCTCTGCGTCCGGGTTCGAAGTCAGCGTGAGATTGATCTCCAAAGATGCGACGCCCCGCGCCTCCGGCACCGGTGCGTAA
- a CDS encoding response regulator transcription factor, which produces MRLLLIEDDTVLGAAVRDQIAADGHSVDWANRLDAATDAIHGAAFDLILLDLMLPDGRGIGFLKTLRARGDVTPVIILTALDQISDRIEGLNAGADDYLVKPFDLAELSARIGSVARRYSGNPNPIISHGGLDIDLAARSVHREGKQVALTAREWALLEAFLARPGQLLSKPQLEEKLYAFSSEIESNTIEVHVSRLRKKLGAGVIETERGMGYRLGKA; this is translated from the coding sequence ATGCGACTCCTGTTGATCGAGGATGACACTGTTTTGGGTGCCGCCGTGCGCGACCAGATCGCAGCGGATGGCCATTCGGTGGATTGGGCCAACCGTCTTGATGCGGCCACGGATGCGATCCATGGCGCGGCGTTTGATTTGATCCTGTTGGATTTGATGCTGCCTGATGGGCGCGGGATCGGATTTCTCAAAACCCTGCGCGCGCGCGGCGATGTGACCCCGGTGATCATCTTGACCGCCTTGGATCAGATTTCGGACCGGATTGAGGGGCTGAATGCGGGGGCGGATGATTATCTGGTCAAACCGTTCGATTTGGCGGAACTCTCCGCCCGGATCGGATCGGTTGCGCGGCGCTATTCGGGCAATCCAAATCCGATCATCAGCCACGGCGGGCTTGATATTGATCTGGCCGCGCGCAGCGTGCATCGCGAGGGCAAACAAGTGGCTTTAACCGCCCGTGAATGGGCGTTGTTGGAGGCATTTCTTGCGCGTCCCGGTCAGCTTTTGTCGAAACCCCAGCTCGAAGAAAAACTCTATGCCTTCTCGTCCGAGATCGAAAGCAACACCATCGAAGTCCATGTCAGCCGCCTGCGCAAAAAGCTGGGCGCGGGGGTGATCGAAACCGAGCGTGGTATGGGCTACCGTTTGGGCAAGGCATGA
- a CDS encoding PepSY domain-containing protein, producing MKTPLTILSFLLALPAGMAMAEDDCFVPMADWQPREAVAQLAQENGWTVRRIKIDDGCYEIIGSDAEGHPIEVTVHPATLQVLDFEYEDEGDDDDHRRVERDERHDD from the coding sequence ATGAAGACACCCTTGACAATTCTGAGCTTTCTTCTGGCCTTGCCCGCCGGGATGGCTATGGCCGAGGACGATTGTTTCGTACCGATGGCCGATTGGCAGCCGCGCGAAGCGGTGGCGCAACTGGCGCAAGAAAACGGCTGGACGGTGCGCCGGATCAAGATTGACGATGGCTGTTATGAGATCATCGGCAGCGATGCCGAGGGCCACCCGATTGAAGTGACGGTGCACCCCGCAACGCTTCAAGTGCTTGATTTCGAATATGAAGACGAAGGAGATGACGACGATCATCGCCGCGTTGAGCGTGACGAACGTCATGACGACTGA
- a CDS encoding DUF2271 domain-containing protein yields the protein MKSLLATLALTTALTLPGLAMARPVTLTTQLKNYSGDGAYLAVYVTDPQGAYAGSLWMAGRKSKYYKHLTDWYRYTGGDTAQINGITGASVGAGRSLKISLDLADALFDAGYTLHIDAAVEDRRDSPNEISVPLTSEGAGTAVAGRSYIANFTYDM from the coding sequence ATGAAATCTCTTCTCGCAACACTGGCTCTGACAACGGCGCTGACCCTGCCCGGCCTCGCCATGGCGCGCCCCGTGACCCTCACAACTCAGCTCAAAAACTATAGCGGCGATGGGGCCTATCTGGCGGTCTACGTCACTGACCCGCAAGGGGCCTATGCGGGCAGCCTTTGGATGGCGGGCCGCAAGTCGAAATATTACAAACACCTGACAGATTGGTATCGGTACACCGGCGGCGACACAGCGCAGATCAACGGGATTACCGGTGCCAGTGTGGGCGCAGGGCGATCCTTGAAAATCTCGCTGGATCTGGCGGATGCTCTGTTTGACGCGGGCTACACGCTTCATATCGACGCCGCCGTCGAAGACCGCCGCGACAGCCCGAATGAGATTTCTGTGCCTTTGACCTCCGAGGGGGCCGGAACCGCCGTGGCGGGGCGCAGCTACATCGCCAATTTCACCTACGACATGTAA
- a CDS encoding PepSY domain-containing protein — MIRKLHRWPGLLALALVTLLALSGAALSIFPSLEYLSSPQTLSDQTVADLATRIQSALPGVEQIKRAPSGRITAYWFENGTPGAGIIDPLTGQAVASADPNPVLRWLTNLHRSLFLGDGGRIAMAVGALAMLVLSISGTLLVVRRVGGWRRWFAPLRGPWAGRIHVELARVAVLGLVLSSLTALWMTASTFDLLPDGEVIPAFPTETSGETGVAFAAMDSLATTPITALRELSFPYPDDASDVFTLTTNQGTGFIDQGTGELLAWANLSAMQSLSETIYVLHTGQGAALLGLVLGMMALAIPAMGITGVLIWLAGRPGRPRLHHNAPASRAETILLIGSEGGSTWGFAATLHKALTEAGQTVHATALSAFDPSRYGKAKRILILAATYGDGDAPSTAKGFLDQLATAEVLPNVPLAVLGLGDRSFPAYCAYAQAVSEAARAKGWSELLAFHTVDRQSAQEFARWGRALGTAMGAPLELAHQPVQPATQTLTLISRRDYGAEVQAPTAILRFALPKTSLMQRLMRRGFGRFQVGDLIGILPKGSTVPRLYSLASGTHDGFIEIVVKKHPGGVCSGQLIDLALGETVTGFLRRNTVFHPDKSNTPLILIGAGTGIGPLAGIIRGNTRKRPVHLYFGMRHPDSDFLYGSDMPGWQNAGQMTHLRTAVSRTARPQYVQDALRSEQSDVIRLIREGARVMVCGGRDMAQGVSEALTDILAPVGLTPLLLKSEGRYVEDVY, encoded by the coding sequence ATGATCCGCAAACTCCACCGTTGGCCGGGTCTTTTGGCTCTGGCTCTTGTCACCCTCTTGGCGCTCAGTGGCGCGGCTTTGTCGATCTTTCCAAGCCTTGAATATCTCTCATCGCCGCAAACCCTCAGCGATCAAACCGTGGCGGATCTCGCCACGCGCATCCAAAGCGCCCTCCCCGGCGTCGAGCAAATCAAGCGTGCGCCGTCGGGGCGGATCACCGCCTATTGGTTCGAAAACGGCACCCCCGGCGCAGGCATCATTGATCCGCTCACTGGCCAAGCGGTCGCCTCTGCCGATCCAAACCCGGTGCTGCGTTGGTTGACCAATCTGCACCGCTCGCTGTTTTTGGGTGATGGCGGACGGATTGCCATGGCGGTTGGGGCTTTGGCGATGCTTGTGCTTTCAATCTCTGGCACGCTTTTGGTGGTGCGGCGCGTTGGCGGCTGGCGGCGGTGGTTTGCGCCACTGCGCGGGCCTTGGGCAGGGCGCATTCACGTTGAACTGGCCCGCGTGGCGGTGCTGGGCCTTGTACTATCCTCTCTCACTGCGCTGTGGATGACCGCTTCGACCTTTGACCTTTTGCCGGATGGCGAAGTGATCCCCGCCTTCCCCACTGAAACCAGTGGCGAAACGGGCGTGGCCTTTGCCGCGATGGACAGCCTCGCGACAACCCCCATCACGGCGCTGCGCGAATTGAGCTTTCCCTACCCCGATGATGCCAGTGACGTGTTCACCCTGACGACCAATCAGGGCACAGGGTTTATCGACCAAGGCACTGGCGAACTGCTGGCATGGGCCAATCTGAGCGCCATGCAAAGCCTGTCTGAGACGATTTACGTGCTGCACACCGGTCAAGGTGCTGCGCTGTTGGGGCTGGTGCTTGGGATGATGGCGCTGGCCATTCCCGCAATGGGGATCACCGGAGTTTTGATCTGGCTGGCGGGTCGCCCTGGCCGTCCGCGTTTGCATCACAACGCCCCGGCCAGCCGCGCCGAGACGATCCTTTTGATCGGCAGCGAAGGCGGCAGCACTTGGGGCTTTGCCGCGACGCTGCACAAGGCGTTAACCGAGGCCGGGCAAACCGTCCATGCCACCGCGCTCTCTGCCTTTGATCCAAGCCGCTATGGCAAAGCCAAGCGCATCCTCATTTTGGCCGCCACCTATGGCGATGGCGATGCGCCGAGCACCGCCAAGGGCTTTCTCGATCAACTCGCCACGGCTGAGGTCTTGCCAAACGTGCCGCTGGCGGTGCTTGGCTTGGGCGATCGCAGCTTTCCGGCCTATTGCGCCTATGCGCAAGCGGTCTCAGAGGCGGCAAGGGCCAAGGGCTGGTCCGAACTTTTGGCCTTTCACACCGTCGATCGGCAATCCGCACAAGAATTCGCCCGCTGGGGCCGCGCGCTTGGCACGGCGATGGGGGCCCCGCTTGAACTGGCCCATCAGCCGGTCCAACCCGCGACGCAAACACTGACCTTGATCAGCCGCCGCGATTATGGTGCCGAGGTTCAGGCCCCCACCGCGATCCTGCGTTTCGCCCTGCCCAAAACTTCGCTGATGCAACGGCTGATGCGGCGCGGGTTTGGGCGGTTCCAAGTCGGTGATTTGATCGGCATCCTGCCCAAAGGCTCCACTGTGCCCCGGCTATACTCGCTGGCCTCTGGCACCCATGATGGCTTTATCGAAATCGTGGTTAAAAAGCACCCCGGCGGGGTGTGTTCCGGCCAACTGATCGACCTCGCTTTGGGCGAGACGGTCACCGGGTTTTTGCGCCGTAACACGGTGTTTCACCCGGACAAGAGCAACACGCCGCTGATCTTGATTGGGGCGGGCACGGGCATCGGTCCGCTGGCCGGGATCATCCGCGGCAACACCCGCAAACGCCCGGTGCATCTGTACTTTGGCATGCGCCACCCGGACAGCGATTTCTTATATGGCTCGGATATGCCGGGCTGGCAAAACGCGGGACAGATGACGCATCTCCGCACCGCCGTGTCACGCACCGCACGGCCACAATATGTCCAAGATGCGTTGCGCTCTGAACAAAGCGACGTGATCCGATTGATCCGCGAGGGCGCGCGTGTGATGGTCTGCGGCGGGCGTGACATGGCGCAAGGCGTGTCCGAGGCCTTGACGGATATATTGGCTCCTGTGGGGCTCACCCCGCTCCTGCTCAAGTCAGAGGGACGCTATGTCGAAGATGTCTACTGA
- a CDS encoding FAD:protein FMN transferase: MSKMSTDLTRHALNGPTMGTRWSAQFHTAPDVDPNVIQIALQAAVAEVDTQMSTWSADSDLMRVNAAPVGEWCDVPAMLMTVIALGLDIGRTSNGAFDIGMGDAVTAWGFGPAEAAPDRIKAAMNTNRVSASDALDLDVAAGRLRKTAPIAFDLNGIAKGYGVDRLAETLRGFGIMNALVGIDGEMRTMGLRPDGAPWSIAVETPDPESRSAHSVLALQDAAVATSGDYRHWVEVQGRNLSHTMDPHRGAPLMSSPASVTVVAQTCAEADAWATVLMVLGAEQGAALARTLGLDALFLLRMSQTEYRSLGVGRLFAEEGTVTQAPRRAE, from the coding sequence ATGTCGAAGATGTCTACTGATCTCACCCGCCACGCGCTCAACGGCCCGACCATGGGCACGCGTTGGTCGGCACAGTTTCACACCGCCCCGGACGTGGACCCCAACGTGATCCAAATCGCACTTCAGGCGGCTGTTGCCGAGGTCGACACACAAATGTCGACATGGTCGGCCGACAGCGATTTGATGCGCGTCAATGCCGCGCCCGTGGGCGAATGGTGCGATGTGCCCGCCATGCTGATGACCGTGATCGCCCTTGGGCTCGACATAGGGCGAACCTCAAACGGGGCATTCGACATTGGCATGGGGGATGCGGTGACGGCATGGGGTTTCGGCCCCGCCGAGGCCGCACCCGACCGGATCAAGGCCGCGATGAACACCAACCGCGTGAGCGCCTCTGACGCGCTTGACTTGGATGTTGCGGCGGGGCGTCTACGCAAAACCGCCCCCATCGCTTTCGACCTCAACGGCATTGCCAAAGGCTATGGCGTGGACCGTTTGGCCGAGACCCTGCGCGGCTTTGGCATCATGAATGCGCTTGTCGGCATCGACGGCGAAATGCGCACGATGGGCCTGCGCCCCGACGGTGCGCCATGGTCCATCGCGGTCGAAACCCCCGACCCGGAAAGCCGCAGCGCCCATTCGGTGTTGGCCTTGCAAGACGCGGCTGTGGCCACCTCTGGCGATTACCGCCATTGGGTCGAAGTCCAGGGCCGCAACCTGTCGCACACCATGGACCCGCACCGGGGGGCACCCCTGATGAGCTCCCCCGCCTCCGTCACCGTTGTGGCCCAAACCTGTGCCGAAGCCGATGCTTGGGCCACCGTATTGATGGTGCTCGGCGCGGAACAGGGCGCGGCACTGGCCCGCACGCTGGGCTTGGACGCGCTATTCTTACTCCGCATGAGCCAAACGGAGTATCGCAGCCTGGGCGTCGGTCGGCTGTTTGCGGAGGAGGGCACCGTGACACAGGCCCCAAGGAGAGCCGAATAA
- a CDS encoding heavy metal translocating P-type ATPase: MEFARIDRYKTGLLGLAIAGLVIGLALMFAGAKDLANLVWTLGVLPVLIALLIEILRSLRAGEVGLDIVAALSMSAALGFGETMAAAVVAVMYSGGTFLESMAEGRARREMHDLLSRVPRTATRHRNSGLEDVPLEDILPGDLLLIRQGDVVPVDGVIASQTAFVDTSALTGESLPVRLAQGAETMSGSTNAGAPFDLTATHPAKNSTYAGIVRLVEEAQRSKAPMARLADRWSLGFLIVTVLIAGTAWGLTGDPIRAVAVLVVATPCPLILAVPVALTAGLSRAAHFGVLIKGAGPLETMARIRTLILDKTGTLTDGRPQITRIDCQNTHSDTDVLRFAAALDQASKHPVAQAVVAAAKAKGLPLPLPTDVVEIPGEGVSGRVEDHAVVVGGTDLIAQHVRDAVPHPAQSAGSVIVALAIDGQMAGHLVMADPLRAGTEAMLAGLRVQGILRIVLATGDRADVAERVTEGLGLDALRAGLSPDQKVLLVLSERKHGPVMMVGDGVNDAPALAAADVGVAMGARGAAASAEAADVVLLVDQIDRLGPGIEIARAARRIAVESVVAGIGLSVLGMIAAAFGYLTPVQGALLQEVIDVAVILNALRALRITPTGLRAAD; the protein is encoded by the coding sequence ATGGAGTTTGCGCGGATCGACCGGTATAAAACCGGACTTTTGGGGCTGGCGATTGCCGGGCTTGTGATTGGGCTGGCCTTGATGTTCGCAGGAGCCAAAGATCTCGCAAACCTCGTCTGGACGCTCGGCGTGTTGCCGGTGTTGATTGCGCTTTTGATCGAGATTCTACGCAGCTTGCGTGCCGGGGAGGTCGGGCTTGATATTGTCGCCGCCCTGTCAATGTCAGCGGCGCTTGGCTTTGGTGAAACCATGGCGGCAGCCGTTGTTGCCGTGATGTATTCCGGTGGCACCTTTCTTGAAAGCATGGCCGAGGGCCGCGCCCGCCGTGAGATGCATGACCTGTTGTCCCGCGTGCCGCGCACAGCAACCCGACATCGCAATAGCGGGTTAGAAGACGTGCCGCTTGAGGACATCCTGCCCGGCGATCTGTTGCTGATCCGCCAAGGCGATGTGGTGCCCGTCGATGGCGTGATTGCCTCCCAGACCGCTTTTGTTGACACCTCTGCGCTCACCGGCGAGTCTCTTCCGGTGCGTTTGGCGCAGGGGGCCGAGACCATGAGCGGGTCGACCAATGCGGGCGCACCGTTTGATTTGACCGCAACCCACCCGGCCAAAAACAGCACCTATGCCGGGATCGTGCGTCTGGTCGAAGAGGCCCAGCGATCAAAAGCGCCGATGGCGCGATTGGCGGATCGTTGGTCTTTGGGGTTTTTGATCGTCACCGTGCTGATCGCCGGCACCGCTTGGGGATTGACCGGTGATCCGATCCGGGCGGTGGCGGTTTTGGTTGTGGCAACCCCCTGCCCGCTGATCCTCGCCGTGCCCGTCGCTCTGACCGCAGGCCTGTCGCGCGCGGCGCATTTTGGTGTGTTGATCAAAGGTGCCGGTCCGCTTGAAACCATGGCGCGCATTCGCACGCTGATCTTGGACAAAACCGGCACGCTCACCGATGGGCGACCGCAAATCACCCGGATCGACTGTCAAAACACGCACAGCGACACCGACGTTCTGCGCTTCGCCGCAGCCCTAGATCAGGCGTCAAAACACCCGGTCGCGCAGGCCGTTGTCGCCGCTGCGAAAGCCAAAGGATTGCCCCTCCCGCTTCCCACAGATGTGGTTGAAATCCCCGGAGAAGGCGTCAGCGGCAGGGTCGAAGACCACGCCGTCGTTGTCGGTGGCACAGATTTGATTGCCCAACATGTCAGGGACGCTGTGCCTCACCCCGCGCAGTCTGCGGGGTCGGTGATTGTGGCTTTGGCGATCGACGGGCAGATGGCCGGACATCTTGTCATGGCCGATCCGCTGCGCGCAGGCACAGAGGCCATGTTGGCCGGGCTGCGCGTGCAAGGCATCCTGCGGATCGTGCTGGCCACGGGCGACCGCGCAGACGTGGCCGAACGGGTGACCGAGGGGCTTGGCCTGGATGCGCTTCGGGCCGGGTTGTCGCCGGACCAAAAGGTGCTTTTGGTGCTAAGCGAACGCAAACATGGCCCGGTGATGATGGTCGGGGACGGGGTGAATGATGCCCCCGCCCTGGCCGCCGCCGATGTCGGTGTGGCCATGGGCGCGCGCGGCGCTGCCGCCTCGGCAGAAGCTGCCGATGTGGTCTTGTTGGTGGACCAGATCGACCGGCTTGGACCGGGGATCGAGATTGCCCGCGCCGCCCGTCGCATTGCTGTTGAAAGCGTGGTGGCCGGGATCGGTCTGTCGGTCTTAGGCATGATCGCGGCGGCCTTTGGATACCTCACGCCCGTGCAAGGCGCCCTGTTGCAAGAGGTGATTGATGTGGCCGTCATCTTGAATGCGCTGCGGGCCTTGCGCATCACGCCCACGGGCCTCAGGGCCGCCGACTAA
- a CDS encoding VIT1/CCC1 transporter family protein, with amino-acid sequence MSRLSHSETHMVHRIGWLRAAVLGANDGLVSTASLVVGVAAAGSDRPEILIAGLAGLVAGAMSMAAGEYVSVSSQTDAEQADLAREAKELLETPEAELDELTGIYMSRGLDEPLARQVAMQLTQKDALGAHARDELGISETVTAHPIQAALVSAVTFAVGAVVPLIVALMAPTSQISGIVAFTTLIALSVLGALGASAGGAGLLKGALRVTFWGALAMAATAGVGMIFGVSAG; translated from the coding sequence ATGAGCCGTCTCTCCCATTCAGAAACCCATATGGTGCATCGCATCGGCTGGCTGCGCGCCGCTGTGCTGGGCGCGAATGACGGGCTTGTCTCCACTGCCAGCCTCGTGGTCGGCGTCGCCGCCGCAGGCTCGGATCGGCCTGAGATTTTGATCGCCGGGCTGGCCGGGCTGGTCGCGGGCGCAATGTCGATGGCCGCAGGGGAATATGTGTCCGTGAGTTCGCAAACCGACGCGGAACAGGCCGATTTGGCCCGCGAGGCCAAAGAATTGCTGGAGACGCCCGAGGCGGAATTGGACGAATTGACCGGCATCTATATGTCGCGCGGTCTCGATGAACCTTTGGCGCGTCAAGTGGCGATGCAGTTGACGCAAAAGGATGCACTTGGCGCGCATGCCCGTGACGAACTTGGCATCTCTGAAACGGTCACCGCCCATCCGATCCAGGCCGCGCTTGTTTCGGCGGTGACCTTTGCCGTGGGGGCGGTTGTGCCGCTGATCGTGGCGCTGATGGCTCCGACAAGCCAAATCTCAGGGATCGTCGCGTTCACCACCTTGATCGCACTGTCTGTGCTGGGCGCGCTTGGGGCCTCTGCCGGTGGGGCGGGCCTTTTGAAAGGCGCGCTGCGAGTGACGTTTTGGGGGGCTTTGGCCATGGCGGCCACGGCGGGGGTTGGGATGATCTTTGGGGTGAGCGCCGGGTAG
- a CDS encoding winged helix-turn-helix domain-containing protein — MRLRLHFGDRLMLGPGKADLLAGIRDSGSISAAGRAMSMSYKRAWSLVEEMNAAFGAPLVISSRGGAQGGGAHLSPMGDEILAQYRALEQRALAAGSEQIEAIAARLRDISEEK, encoded by the coding sequence ATGCGCCTGCGGTTGCACTTTGGGGACAGGTTGATGCTTGGCCCCGGCAAGGCCGATTTGCTTGCGGGCATTCGTGACTCCGGGTCAATATCCGCCGCCGGGCGCGCGATGTCGATGAGCTACAAACGGGCTTGGTCTCTGGTCGAAGAGATGAATGCGGCCTTTGGCGCGCCTCTGGTGATCTCGTCGCGGGGCGGGGCGCAGGGTGGCGGCGCCCATCTGTCTCCGATGGGAGATGAGATTCTGGCCCAGTATCGTGCGCTTGAGCAGCGCGCCCTTGCGGCGGGATCTGAGCAGATCGAGGCGATTGCAGCGCGGCTACGCGATATATCCGAAGAGAAATAA
- the modA gene encoding molybdate ABC transporter substrate-binding protein, which translates to MPFARLTTALLLTCAPLSVHADEVIVFAAASMTNAMAEIEQGFEADTGHDLIVSLAGSSALARQIQQGAPADVFISANSDWMDVLENGGLLTEGSRFDLLTNTLVLIAHGQDATPMQISELPKALGKDRLAMALVDAVPAGIYGKSALEALGLWDQLSPLVAQADNVRAALALVALGETPFGIVYATDAVAEDDVRVVATFPVDTHPPIIYPAAAIAEHGNAATQAFLDYLHSDPARVAFERQGFVVMP; encoded by the coding sequence CTGCCCTTTGCCCGCCTCACCACCGCCCTCCTCCTCACCTGCGCCCCCCTCTCCGTCCATGCCGACGAGGTGATCGTCTTTGCCGCCGCCAGCATGACCAATGCGATGGCCGAGATCGAACAGGGGTTTGAAGCCGACACCGGGCACGACCTCATTGTCTCGCTCGCAGGCTCCTCCGCCCTCGCGCGGCAAATTCAACAGGGTGCGCCTGCGGATGTGTTCATTTCCGCCAATTCCGACTGGATGGATGTTTTGGAAAATGGCGGGCTGCTGACAGAGGGCTCCCGCTTTGATCTCTTGACCAATACCCTCGTGCTGATCGCCCATGGCCAAGACGCCACCCCGATGCAAATTTCGGAACTGCCAAAGGCGCTTGGCAAGGATCGACTGGCGATGGCGCTGGTCGATGCGGTTCCGGCGGGGATTTATGGCAAGTCTGCCCTTGAGGCGCTGGGTTTGTGGGATCAACTCTCGCCTTTGGTGGCCCAAGCCGACAATGTCCGCGCCGCGCTCGCGCTTGTGGCGCTTGGGGAAACACCGTTTGGGATCGTCTATGCCACCGATGCGGTCGCCGAAGATGACGTGCGTGTGGTGGCAACTTTTCCGGTCGACACCCACCCGCCGATCATCTACCCCGCCGCCGCAATTGCCGAACATGGCAATGCAGCGACACAGGCGTTTCTTGACTACCTGCACAGCGACCCGGCCCGCGTGGCGTTCGAACGTCAGGGCTTTGTCGTGATGCCCTAG